The genomic stretch ATCGACTCCTCGGTCTCCCCGGGCGGCCCGGACTTCCAGGCCGGGATGAAACCTTCGGCGAGCTTGCGGCCCAGCACGATGCAGTCGACCGAATCGGTGATCGCATCGATGTAGGCGTTGATGTCGTCGGTCCACGGGAACGTCATCCAGTCCATCTCACCGTTCGGCCCGGCCATGTAGCCGTCAACGGTGGTCTGGACCTGGAGCTTGAACGTACGCATGAGATCTCGTTCCTTCGGGGTTTCCTCTGTCGTGGTGATGGCTCCACACTGCCAGGGAGACCTTACGGTCTTCTTCAGACGGGGTTAAGGGCGCCCCGACAGGCCCGGATCCGCATCTATAACCTGATGGCATGGATGTCGACACGCGGCTGCTGCGTTACTTCGTGGCCGTGGCGGAGGAAGGCAGCCTCACCCGTGCCGCGGAACGGCTGTTCGTGTCGCAACCGGCGCTGACCAAGCAGATCAGGCAGCTCGAGACGCAACTCGGAGTGCGGCTGTTCACGCGGTCCAAGACCGGCATGGCCCTGACCGAGCCGGGCCGGACCCTCGCGCAGCGGGCGCCCGCGCTGCTGGGCGGCTGGGATGAGGTGCTGCGGGAGACCAGGAGAACCGCCGGCCGGGCGGCGCGCGTGTTGCGGGTGGGTTTTCTGGCCAGCGCCGCCAACGAGGCCACTCAGGACATCGTCGCCGAGTTCGCCCGCCGGCGGCCGGGGTGGCGGGCCGACATGCGGCAGGCGGCCTGGTCGAACCCGACGGCCGGGCTCGACCGCGGCGACGTCGACGCCGCTCTGCTCCGGCTGCCCTTCCCCGGCCAGGAGAACGTCCGGGTGGAGGTCCTCTTCACCGAGCCGCGGTGGGTGGCGCTGCCCGCCACCCACCCCCTGGCCGTACGGGACGGAGCTCGGCGGATCGCCTTCCGTGAGCTGTGGGACGAGCCGTTCGTGGCGGCCCCGGCCGAGACGGGGCGATGGCGGGACTTTTGGCTGGCCGCCGACGAACGCGAGGGCCGCCCGGTGCGCATCGGCGCGGTCACCGAGCAGCCCGACGACTGGCTCAGCGCGATCGCCAACGGGTACGGCGTCGCCCTGGCCCCCGAGTCCGCCGCCCGCTTCTATGCCCGGCCCGGAGTCACGTACCGGCCCGTCAGCGGTGTGAGCCCGAGCCAGGTGGGCGTCGCTTGGGCGCCGGCCGATGACGACAATCCCGTGGTGCGGGACTTCGTACGCTGCTGCCTGGACATCGCGTCGTCTCGGCACGACGAGGCCGGCGGGTGAGCGTGCCGAAGCGCTCAGGGGCTCAGCCCGCGACCGGGGAGGCGATGACGACGGTGACGTCGGCAGGCAGGTCACCGGTGCGGTAGCAGTGCGGGGCGTCTCCGGCGAAGGCCAGCATGTCGCCGGGCTCCAGACCGCGCGGATCGTCGGCCGGACCGGCGACGAGATGGCCGGAGGCGAGCAGGAGATGCTCGGTCGTGCCGGGCGCGTGGGGCACGCCGTCGACGGCGGTCTCCGGCGGGAGGCGCAGCCGCCAGATCTCCAGGCTGTGACCGCCGCTGATGCGGCGCAACAGCTCACGAGTGGGGCCGTCGCCGGCAGCGGCGGTCGCCGGCAGGTGCACCACGCCGGGATCGCCGGCCCGGGTCAGCAGGTCGGTGAGCGGGACGGCCAGGGCGACGGCGACGGCGTCCAGCGTGTCGATCGTGGGGTTGCCCATGCCCGCCTCCAGCTGCGACAACGTCGCCTTGCTGAGGCCGGTGCGCCGGGCCAGCTCGGCCTGGCTCATGCCGCGCTGCCGGCGGAGCCGCTGAATCTGCGCGCCGGCCGCGGCGGCCGCGCTGCTGGTGCGACGGCGGTCGCGGTCAGCGGCCGCAGTGCCGGCGGGACGGCGGTCGCTTCCGGTGGCTGCGCTGCCGGCCGGACGGGGGCCCTCGTCGGCGGTGCTCATCGCAGCGGTTTGTGGGAGGCGGAGTAGGAGACGCGGACGCGGCCCTTCTTCAGCTTGACGGCGGAGATCGTCACGTGCGCCAGGTCGGCGAGGCTGCGGACGTGCGTGCCTCCGCAGGGGGCGGCGTGCAGGTCGCCGAGCCGGACGATCCGGCGGCCCCCGGCGTCGTGCTCGGCGGTGACCGGCAGGTCGTCGGCCACGGCCGTGGCCACGAACGCGCGCAGCCGGTCGGCGGCCTTGTCCCGGTCCTCGGCGTCGGCGAGCTGCGTGCCCGTCTCCGACGGGGTCAGCTCGATGCGGGCCTGGCCCGGGAAGTGGTTGCTGCCGGCCAGCGTCCATCCCTGGGCCCGGCTCGCCGCTTCGACGAGGTGGCCGGCGGTGTGGAGGGCCGCATGCAGCAGCCGCAGGCCGGCGTCGACGCGGGTGTGGACGACGTCGCCCTCGACCGGTCCCGGCTCGGCGCCGGTGAGCACCACCAGGCCGGTGGGAGCATGGCGGACGGGAACGACCTCCCGCTCCCCCACCCAGCCGCGGTCAGCGGGCTGGCCACCGCCTTGCGGGTGGAAGAGGTTGTCCCGTACCGCGACCCACTCGCCACCGGCTTCGTCCCGCCCTGCTGCGATCACGCTCGTGGTGATCTCAGTGAGATGGGTGTCGTCGAGGTAGAGCGCTCCCTGCAGTGCACTATTTCCATGAACCATACGTTCACTTTATCAAACGCCATGGGTAGGATCGATCGCATGTCGACACCCGCGCACCTCACCTTCCACCGCGCGTGCCCGGCCCACACGGCAGAGGTGCTGAGCGTGCTGAACGAGGCGGCGGACTGGCTCAGGCGGCGCGCTATCACCCAGTGGCCGGACCGTTTCGAGCGCTCCTGGATCGAAGAGGCGATCACGCGGGGAGAGACGTGGCTGGTCCGCGACAGCGGCACGGCCGTCGGCACGCTCACCTTGGACTGGTCGGACCCTCTGTGGGCGGACACGGCCGGATCCGCCGGGTACGTACACCGCATGGCCGTCCGCCGCCGGGCCGCCGGGCTGGGCGCGGTCATCCTCGAATGGACGGCCGGCACCGTGCGGAGCAACCGGCGGGATGTCCTGCGGTTGGACTGTGTGGCCTCCAACGGCCGGCTGCGGTCCTACTACGAGGCGCGCGGCTTCCTCCACCGCGGCGACGTGCCCGTGGGCGGCGCTCCGGGCCAACGCCGTGACGACGGCCCTCTCACCTGGGTCAGCCGCTACGAGCTGCCGCTTTCCGGCTGACGCCGCGTCCTCTGCCGATGCGGCCGGCTCGTCCCGCCTGTCCGCCGAGCACGACGTCTGCGTCAGCGAGACAGCAGGGCGCGCAGCGCCTTGGTGATGTCGGCGGGTGCTTCCTCGGCCATGAAGTGGCCGCAGGTGACGGTCTCGTGCCGCAGGTCGGGCGCCCACGCCCGCCACAGCGCCGCCGCGTCGTAGCCGAGCGCGGCACCCCAGTCCTGCTGCAGCACGGTGACCGGCATCCGCAGCCGGTTGCCCGCCTCCCGGTCGGCCCGGTCGTGCTCGGCGTCGATCCCGGCAGAGGCCCGGTAGTCGGCCACGATGGAGGGGATCGCCTCGCGGCAGGCGCGCAGGTACGCGGCGCGCACGTCGTCCGGGACGGCCTGCGAGTCGCCGGTCCACAGGTCGAGGAAGTGGCCGAAGAACGTGTCCGCGCTGGCGGCGATCATCTTCTCCGGCAGGCCGGGAGGCTGGGCCATCAGGTACAGGTGGAAGCCGACGGCCGCGCCGGCGCCGCGCATCACCTCCCACATGTCCAGAGTCGGCAGCACGTCCAGGCAGGCCAGGTGGGTGATCGCCGCCGGATGGTCGAGCCCGGCGCGGAAGGCGACCAGGGCGCCCCGGTCGTGCCCGGCCAGCGCGAACCGCTCGTGCCCCAGCGTGCGGGCCAGCGTCACGACGTCGGCGGCCATGGTGCGCTTGGCGTAGGTGGCGGCGCCGGCCTCGGCGGGCTTGTCGCTGGCTCCGTACCCGCGCAGGTCGGGGCAGATCACGGTGTGGTCGGCGGCGAGGTCGGCGGCCACGTGCCGCCACATCAGGTGGGTCTGGGGGAAGCCGTGCAGCAGCACGATGGGGCTGCCGGCGCCCGCGACGGCCACGTTGAGTGACACGCCGTCGGCGACGGGGACGCGCCGGTAGTCGAAGCCGGCGATGGCGGGGGTGCTCGTCATGATGATGATCTCCTTTGCGGACGGTGACTGCGTTCAGCGTGCCGGGCGCGAATGAGCATCCGGTCAGCGCGCTACCGTGGCTGGCTGAGGAGGGGCGTACGGTGCGGTTCGGGGTGTTGGGGCCGGTGACGGCGTGGGACGAGGCCGGCGGCGTGATCGACGTCAAGGGGCCGCGGCATCGCGCGGTGCTGGCCCGGCTGATCGTCGCCCGCCGCCGCGTCGTGCCGGTGACGCGCCTGGCCGCCGACCTGTGGGAGGGCGAGCCGCCGCCGGGAGCGGTGGGGGCGCTGCGGACGTTCGTGGCGGCGCTGCGCCGCGCGCTGGAGCCGGACCGGCCGCCGCGTGCCGCGCCGCGGCTGCTGGTGACCGAAGGGCCGGGGTACGCGTTGCGCGCCGCCCCGGACGCGGTGGACGCCTGGCGGTTCGAGCAGGCGGTCGCCGCCGCCGCGGCGCTGCCGCCCCGGCAGGCTCTCGAGCGGCTGGAGGAGGCCCTGGGATGGTGGCGCGGGCCCGCCTATGCCGAGTTCGCCGGCCAGGACTGGGTACGCGCGGAGCGTTCGCGCCTGGCCGAGCTGCGCCTGCACGCGATCGAGCGGCGGGCCGAGGCACGACTGGCCCTCGGGCTGGCCGGCGAGGCGGTGCCGGACCTGGACGCGCATGTGGCCGAGCACCCGTGGCGGGAGGACGGCTGGCGGCTGCTGGCCCTGGCGCTTTACCGTGCCGGCCGCCAGGGCGACGCGCTGGCGGTGCTGCGGCGGGCGCGGGGGCTGCTGGCGGAGCACCTCGGGGTGGATCCGGGGCCGCGGCTGCGCCGTCTGGAGTCCGACATCCTGCATCATGCCCCGCATCTCGACCCGGTGTCGGGTACGGCGGACTCGGTGTGGGCGCAGGCGGCGGCCGCCTACGACCGCAGCGTGCCGGCGGGCGCCAGGGCGCGGCTGGAGTCGACGGTGACGTTGATGCGCGATCTGGCCGTGACCGGCGGCGCGGGCCTGGAGGCGGCACGCCGGCACTGGGTGGCGGCGATCGCGGCGGCCGAGGAACTCGGCGAGGCGGAGCTGACGGCACGGGTGATCGGCTCCTATGACGTGCCGGCGATATGGACCCGTTCGGACGACCCGGGGCAGGCGGCGCGGATCGTGGCGGCTGCCGAACGTGCTCTGGCCGCTCTCCCGCCGGACGCGCCGGACGCGGTGCGGGCCCGCCTGCTGGCCACGATCGCCCTGGAGTCGCGCGGCACGCACGCCGCGCGTGCGGGTGCCGCGGCCCGGCAGGCGGAGGAGATCGCGCGCCGGCTGGACGATCCCGCCTTGCTGGCCTTCGCGCTCAACGGGGTGTTCATGCAGAGCTTCTCCCACGCCGGGCTGGCCGGTCACCGGGACAGGATCGGCGCGGAGCTGGTGGCGTTGTCGGCCCGGCACGGACTGGCCTCGTTCGAGGTCCTCGGGCATCTCATCCGCCTGCAGGCGCGGTGCGCGTTCGCCGACTTCACCGAGGCCGACCGGCACGCGGCCGCCGCGGAACGGCTGGCCGAGCGGCATGAGCGGCCGCTGGTGAGCGTGTTCACCGGCTGGTACCGGGCGCTGCGGCTGGACGCGACGGGACGGACGCCGCCCGATGAACCCCATGAGACGGAGGCGGCCGATCAGGCGGCCGGCGCGGCCACGGCGATCGAGGACGTCGAGGCGGCCTACCGCCAGGCGGCCGCGCGGTTGGCCGGCGCCGGCATGCCGGGCCTGGAGCGTGGGTTGCTGCCGCTGGCGTTGTTGTGCGCGCGTGTGCGCCGCGGCCTGCCGCCCGAGACCGGTGAGGTGGACTGGGGACCGTACGAGCCGTGGGTCCGTCCCCTGGTGCTCCTGGCCGATGGCCGCCGTGACGAGGCCGCGTCGGCGCTGGCCGGGGTGCCGGAACCGCCGCGGGATCTGCTGATGGAGGCGATGTGGTGCCTGGTGGCGCGGGCGGCGGTGGCCTCCGGCGACCGGGAGGCGATGCGCCGCGCCCGCGCCCGGCTGACCCCGGCGGCCGCGGAGCTGGCGGGCGCGGGCAGCGGCCTGCTCACCCTGGGCCCGGTCTCGGAGCACCTCGCCGGCACCGCGTAACAGGGCCGTTCCCGGGCGTACATGCAGATGCGCCCATGTGTCCGTGACGACCCCTTTTCGACCGCGTACGGCTGAGCAGCGCCTGCACGCCCACGGCGCCGAACTCGTGGTGGCGCAGTACAGGGACATCTACCGGTACTGCTACGTCCGCGGCCCCGACGGCATCATCACGGGCTGGTCGAGGAGCTCCGCTGAACGACACTCCGAGCATCGGCATCACGGGGTCAGCACACATAAGCCGAAAACCCACCTTGAGTGAGATCATGGTGTTTCTGCTGATTGACGCAATGACGGTTCTAGGAGAGCGGCGGCGTCATCGTCCTGTTGGAGTGTGCCGCATGTCCTGGACTAGCACTTCCCGGCCATCAGTCAGTGATGCTGAGGCCGGACGTAACAAGGGCCCGCACGTGCGCGGTGCCCTCGGTCGTGGCTGGGGTTGCGGCTTTGTCACGTGGTGGCGGGCTGGAGGAGCTCGATCTCGATGAGTGGTGTACCACGTCAGGCCGGGAGGGCGGATCTCCAGCTCGCGCAGGGCCCGACCGCCGAGCCCGCAGAACTGCTACTCAAGAGAAGCTGATCTCTTCTTGAGCAGGCCAACGCTGCAGGTCTCGCAAATTTCGTAACGGGACGCCCCCAGTGGCGGGCTGTCGTAGGCGGCGATCGAGAACACGTAGGCCGAGGTCTGCGCGCTGGCGGCAACGGTCGCGTCGTCATGCCACAGGCTCACCGGCGTAGGCCTGCGGTATGACACTGACTGCGGGTTGGTCCTGGGGGTGGATGCAGGCCGAGCGGTGCCGGTTCTAGCGTTCGGCACGATGATCAGGGGCGGGGCAGCCGGATCCAGGTGTACCCGGGAAGCGTCAGAAAGGACGCATCAACGTGAGGAACTGTCCTTCCCGCCGGATGGCGAATGCCCGGAGGTTTCGGAGATGGTGGATCACGGCTCTCGTGGCCGCGCTGTCCGCGGTGACCGTCGCCGTCGTTGTGGTGACCGACCGGGCGTCCACCACTCCGGACGGCGGGAATGCCGGATATCAGGCCACCATCCGGCGTACGGCGTACGGCATCCCGCACGTCCTCGCGCGTGACCACGCGAGTCTCGGCTTCGGCTATGGCTACGCCTTCGCGCAGGACAACCTGTGCGTGTTGGCCGAGCGGGTGGTGACGCTGCGGGGCGAACGATCACGGTACTTCGGCGTGGCCGACCTGGACAGCGACATCTATCACCGTGCCGTCCAGGAGTCGGGGCTCGTGCGGCGGCTGCTGGACCGGGCGGCACCACTGGGACCGACACGGCAGGTGCGCGACCTGGTCGACGGCTATGTCGCCGGGTACAACCGCTACCTGCGCGACACCGGGGTGGCGAGGCTGCCCGATCCGACCTGCCGCGGCAAGGACTGGGTCGGCCCCATCACCGCGTCCGACATCTGGCACGGCGCGCTGGAGGTGAACCGGCAGGCCGGCAGCGGAACGTTCCAGAAGGACATCGCCACCGCGGCCCCTCCGCGTGCCCGGCCGTCGCGGCCGCGCCCGGTGCCGTCACCGGATCCGGTGCTGTCATCCGGCCCCGTTCCCGGCAGCAACGGGTGGGCGCTGGGCCGTGAGGCGACCCGTGGCGGGAGCGCCATGCTGTTGGCCAACCCGCACTACCCGTGGACCGGCTCCAACCGCTTCTACCAGGTCCATCTCACCATCCCCGGCCAGCTGAACGTGTCGGGCGCCAGCCTGTACGGCACGCCGGTGGTCCAGATCGGCCACACCGCCGGCCTGGCCTGGACCCACACGGTCTCGCACGCCCGGCGTTTCACGCTCTATGAGCTGGACCTGGCCGACGGTGACCCGACCAGCTACGTCGTCGACGGCAGGGCCGAGCCGATGAGACAGCAGCGGGTGACCGTCACCGTGCGCGGGGCCGACGGCAAAGCCCGGCCCGTCACCCGCGTCCTCTACAGTTCGCGCTACGGGCCCGTACTGGCCACGGGCTGGACGGCCACCACCGCCTTCGCCCTCGCCGACCCCAACGCCGCGAACCTGCGCTCCATGAACGAATGGCTGGCCATGGGCGCCGCGCAGAACCTCGCCCAGTTGCGCGCCGCGCAGAACACCTACCAGGGCCTGCCGTTCGTCTACACCATCGCCGCCGACTCCGGCGGCACGGTCTCCTTCGCCGACGCCTCCGTCGTCCCGCACGTCACCGACTCCCAGACCCGGCGCTGCATCACCACTGCGCAGGGCAGGGCCCGGTACCCGGGGAGGTTCATCCTGGACGGCTCGACGGCGGCCTGCGCCTGGGGCGCCGACGCCGACGCCGTCGAGCCCGGCGTCTTCGGGCCCGGCCGCCACCCGCGGCTGACCCGCACCGACTACGTGAGCAACTCCAACAACAGCCCCTGGCTCACCAACCCGGAGGCGCCGATCAGCGGCTACCCGCGTATCTACGGCGACACAGGGGCCGATCCGGGGCTGCGGCCCCGGCTCAGCCTGGACATGATCTCCCAGCGGCTGAGCGGCGCCGACGGGCTGCGCGAAGCCGGGTTCACGTTGGAGACTCTGCAGGCCACGACGCTGAGCGGCCGCAACCACAGCGCCGACCTCGCCCGCGCCGACCTGGTGGCGATCTGCCGCGCCCACCCGGTCATGACCGCCGGCGACGGCACGCGGGTCAACGTCCGCCAGGCGTGCGACACTCTGGCACGCTGGAACGGCCGCAGCGGCCTCGACAGCCGCGGCGCCGTGCTGTGGCGCGAGTTCTTCACCCGGCTGCACCGCGACGCGGGCGCGAAGGCCAATGCCGAAAGGCGCGCGCCGGGCGGTGAGAAGGCGGCCAAGGACGGCTGGTGGCGGGTGCCGTTCGACCGGGACGACCCGCTCACCACCCCGCGCGGACTCGACCGCGACCACCTGGCGGCACGGCGGGCCCTGGCGGAGACCGTACGGGCCTTCCGGGACAGCGGCACGTCGCCGGCGGTCACCCTGGGTGAGGCCCAGCGCCGTGGCGCGGTCCCGTTGCACGGCTGTACCGATCTGGAAGGCTGCTTCGACCTCGTCGAGCCCTCCGGGCCGCTGCGGTCAGACGGCCGCTATCCCGAGATCGCGAACGGCTCCAGCTTCATCATGGCCGTCGAGCTGACCCCGCAGGGGCCCCGTGCCCGCACGATCCTCACCTACTCGCAGTCGGCCAACCCCGCCTCACCCCATCACACCGACCAGACCGAGCTTTACTCCCGCAAGAAGTGGGTCAACGTGGGGTTCACCGAACATGAGATCAACTCCGACCCGGAGCTGCGCACCACCACGGTGCGCGGCTGACCCAAGGCGCGCGCGGGCGACGTCGGGCTGCGGGTGCTCTGGGGCGGAAGGGGCCAGCACCGGCGCGGCGCAGGCTCCTACCCGCTCTCGCCCGGGGAGACCAGCCCCGTCTCGTAGGCGAGCACGACGGCCTGCGCCCGGTCTCGCAGCCCGAGCTTGGTGAAGATGCGGCCGACATGCGTTTTGACGGTCGACTCGCTGAGGGTCAGGGCCTCGGCCAGCTCGGTGTTGGACAGCCCTTGCCCCAGGAGCCTCAGCACCTCCAACTCCCGAGGCGTCAGCCCGACCAGTTCGCGGTGTGCGGCGGCTGGGGCGGGGGCGGGCCGCACGTCGGCGCAGGCGTAGCGCTCCACCAGCCGGCGGGTGATGGAGGGGGCCAGCAGCGCGTCGCCGGTGCTGACTAGGCGCACGGCGGCGGCCAGATGCTCGGGGGTCACGTCCTTCAGCAGGAAGCCGCTGGCCCCCAGCGACAGCGCGGCATAGACGTAGCGGTCCAGGTCGAACGTAGTCAGCATGATCACCCGGCAGTCCGGCAGCTCCAGCAGGATGCGCCGGGCGGCCTCCAGGCCGTCCATGTTCGGCATGCGGATGTCCATCAGCACCACGTCGGGGCGCAGCTTCCGCGCCGCCGCGACGGCCTCCGCCCCGTCGGCGGCCTCCCCCACCACGGGGATGCCGCGCGTGGTCAGGATCAGCCGGAAGCCGCCTCGCACCAGTGCCTGGTCATCGGCGATGAGCACCCGCGGCACCACCTCTCCCGCGCTCACGGCCGGTCCAGCGGGATACGCGCCCGCACGCGGAAGCCGCCGCCCAGCCGCCGCCGGGCATCCAGGTCGCCGCCGTAGACGGCGACCCGCTCACGGAGGCCCACCAGCCCGCGGCCCGCGCCGTCCCGCTGATCGGCGGAGGCCGGCGCATCGCCGGTCAGGACGCTCGGCCCGCTGTTGAGCACCTCCACCCGCAGGTAGTGCTCGGCGTAGCGGACCGTCACCTGCGCCTGCACGCCGCTACCGTGCTTGAGCGCATTCGTCAGCGCCTCCTGCACGATCCGGTACGCAGTGACGTCGATCCCGGCGGGCAGCGGCCGCGGCGCCCCCGAAATGCGCACTTCGATGGGCAGACCAGCGAAGGCGAACCGGTCGACCAGCGCGCTCAGCCTGCTCAGGCCCGGCTGCGGCGACAACTCGCCCCCGTACGGCTCGTCCTCGCCACTCTGCGACGGCGCGAGCAGCCCCAGCAGGTGACGCAGCTCGGTCATCGCGTCCCGGCCCGCGCCCTCGACCGCCCTGAGCGCCTGCTCCGCCTCCCCTGGCATCGTCGCCAGCACCTCCCGGGCCGCCCCGGCCTGCACCACCATCAAACTCACGTTGTGGCTGACGATGTCGTGCAGCTCACGGGCGATTCGGGAACGCTCGCCCTCCACCGCGGCTCGGGCCGCGCTCTCCCGCTCCCGCTCGAGCAGCCAGCCGCGCTCCTCCAGCGCCCGCCGGCGCAGGCGGCGCGCACGCACCAGCGCCACGCCCAGCCACCCCGCCACGGCGCAGGCCGACACCAGCGCCACCAGCAGCCACCTGGCCCCCGAATCCCACACGACCTTCAATCTCCCAGATGCCGGCCGACAGCGCATCAGACCCAGGTCCCACAGCCGTACATCTGTGGTACGACACGGCCGCCAGATTCAGTCCGCGGGCCGATGCCGTCGCCCGCACGCCTGCCCTACGGTTCTCCAGGTGAACAGTGATGACCGGACCGGACAGCCCGTCGTACGGCTGAACAGGGTGCGCAAGGAGTACGGCGCGACCACGGCGCTGAACGGCCTGGACCTGCGGATCCACGCCGGGGAAGCCGTCGCCGTGATGGGACCGTCGGGATGCGGCAAGTCGACCCTGCTCAACATGATCGCCGGCCTTGACCGCCCGACGGCGGGCACGGTCGAGGTCGACGGCCAGGACCTGGGCGGGCTCGACGAGACCGGGCTGGCGCTGTTCCGGCGCCGCCACATCGGCATGATCTTCCAGTTCTTCAACCTCATCGACGACCTGCCGGCGCTGGACAACGTCGCGCTGCCCGCGCAACTCATCGGCACCTCCGCCCGCCACGCCCGCAGACGCGCCCTCGAACTGCTCGGCGAGCTCGGCATCGCCGCCCGCAAGGACGCCTACCCGGCCACGCTCAGCGGCGGCGAACGGCAGCGCGTGGCCGTGGCCCGCGCCCTGATGAACCGCCCGGCCCTGCTCCTGGCCGACGAGCCGACAGGCGCGCTGGACAGCCGCTCCGGCGAGCAGGTGATGGACCTGCTCATCGACCTCAACCAGATCGGCCAGACCCTGCTGATCGTCACCCACGACCCGCACCTCGCCACCCGCTGCGCCAGCCGCCTGGTCGAACTCGCCGACGGCCGCATCACCCGGCACAGCTCGCTGGAGGGGGTCGAATGAGCGCCGTGTGGCGCGCCGCCCGCGCGGCCGTGCGCCGCCGACGGCTGCAAACCGTCATCACCGGGCTGGTCGTGCTGTCCGGCACCATCACCACCATGCTGGCCCTGGGGCTGCTCGACGCCACCACCACCCCGTTCGACCGGGCCTTCGACCAGCAGAGCGGCGCCCACGCGGTGGCCGTCTTCGACACCACGAAGGTGTCGAGGCAGCAGCTGGCCGAGACCCGCGACCGGCCCGGCGTCGAGGCCGCGTCCGGCCCCTTCGACCAGGCCCTGATCACCTTTCCCCGGACCACCGACATCCCCGAGGCCGAAGGTCCCCTCAAGATCGTGGGCCGCGCCGTGCCCGCAGACCCCGTCGACCGCGTCCGCCCCCTGCAAGGACGCTGGGCCACCGCCCCCGGCGAGATCGTACTCAACCTGCGCAACGCCGACGCCCCGCCCCGGCCCGGCGCGCTCGGCTCCCGCCTGCAGGCCCCCGGCCTCCCGCCGCTCACCGTCGTCGGCTTCGCCTCCAGCATGAGCCAGTCGGCCGATGCCTGGGTCACCCCCCAGCAGGCCGCCGCGCTGCGCCCCGGCAGCATGCAGATGCTCTACCGATTCACCGACCACGACACCGAGCAGGAGGTACGAGCCGCCCTGGAGGCGGCCACCGCCGGGCTGCCCGCCGGAGCGCTGAGCGTCGCCCAGTCCCACCTCGCGCTGCGCCACGCCTACGCCGGCTCGGCCGACGCCTACCTGCTGTTCATAACTCTCTTCAGCGCTCTCAGCCTGCTCGTCGCCGTCCTGATCGTGGCCAACGTCGTCAGCGGCGCGG from Nonomuraea polychroma encodes the following:
- a CDS encoding response regulator gives rise to the protein MSAGEVVPRVLIADDQALVRGGFRLILTTRGIPVVGEAADGAEAVAAARKLRPDVVLMDIRMPNMDGLEAARRILLELPDCRVIMLTTFDLDRYVYAALSLGASGFLLKDVTPEHLAAAVRLVSTGDALLAPSITRRLVERYACADVRPAPAPAAAHRELVGLTPRELEVLRLLGQGLSNTELAEALTLSESTVKTHVGRIFTKLGLRDRAQAVVLAYETGLVSPGESG
- a CDS encoding sensor histidine kinase, which codes for MWDSGARWLLVALVSACAVAGWLGVALVRARRLRRRALEERGWLLERERESAARAAVEGERSRIARELHDIVSHNVSLMVVQAGAAREVLATMPGEAEQALRAVEGAGRDAMTELRHLLGLLAPSQSGEDEPYGGELSPQPGLSRLSALVDRFAFAGLPIEVRISGAPRPLPAGIDVTAYRIVQEALTNALKHGSGVQAQVTVRYAEHYLRVEVLNSGPSVLTGDAPASADQRDGAGRGLVGLRERVAVYGGDLDARRRLGGGFRVRARIPLDRP
- a CDS encoding ABC transporter ATP-binding protein, producing MNSDDRTGQPVVRLNRVRKEYGATTALNGLDLRIHAGEAVAVMGPSGCGKSTLLNMIAGLDRPTAGTVEVDGQDLGGLDETGLALFRRRHIGMIFQFFNLIDDLPALDNVALPAQLIGTSARHARRRALELLGELGIAARKDAYPATLSGGERQRVAVARALMNRPALLLADEPTGALDSRSGEQVMDLLIDLNQIGQTLLIVTHDPHLATRCASRLVELADGRITRHSSLEGVE